In Pseudofrankia saprophytica, one genomic interval encodes:
- a CDS encoding cytochrome P450, which translates to MRGAPASPFEGVDFFSDPSIVDDPYPYFEFLRTEKGPVWLEPNHGVVVVTGHDEAMEVYRDAELFSSCNSPTGPFPGLPAMPDGDDAGELIEQSREQMPMHEFMVTMDPPRHSAYRGLLAGLFTPRRLRENEAFMWRLADVQLDRFVSRGRCEFVRDYAGPFAGLVIADLLGVPEQDMARFRKGFERTSISVVTESPEALVDNPLAFIEGAFADYVEDRRKNPRDDILTHLATARFSDGSRPDVAVLAREASFVFAAGQETTVRLMAFAMRHLAEHPDVQRLLREQRDLIPVFVEEMLRLESPIKSHFRMARRRTRLAGVDVPAGATIMLLPGASNRDPRRFEEPDRFSLDRNNVREQVAFGRGAHSCIGQPLARAETRVTLERVLDRMADIRLSEAEHGPAGARRFQYLPTFVFRGLDAIHVDFQPL; encoded by the coding sequence GCGCCGGCCTCCCCTTTCGAGGGCGTCGACTTCTTCTCGGACCCGTCGATCGTCGACGATCCGTACCCCTACTTCGAGTTCCTCCGTACCGAGAAGGGGCCGGTGTGGCTCGAGCCGAACCACGGGGTCGTCGTCGTCACCGGCCACGACGAGGCGATGGAGGTGTACCGGGACGCGGAGCTGTTCTCCTCCTGCAACTCGCCGACCGGCCCCTTTCCCGGCCTACCCGCCATGCCGGACGGCGACGACGCGGGAGAGCTGATCGAGCAGTCCCGTGAGCAGATGCCCATGCACGAGTTCATGGTCACCATGGACCCGCCACGGCACAGCGCCTACCGCGGCCTGCTGGCCGGTCTGTTCACGCCGCGGCGCCTGCGGGAGAACGAGGCCTTCATGTGGCGGCTGGCCGACGTCCAACTGGACCGCTTCGTCTCCCGTGGTCGGTGCGAGTTCGTACGGGACTACGCCGGGCCGTTCGCGGGACTCGTCATCGCAGACCTGCTCGGCGTGCCCGAACAGGACATGGCCCGGTTCAGGAAGGGCTTCGAGAGGACCTCGATCTCGGTGGTGACAGAGAGTCCGGAGGCGCTCGTCGACAACCCCCTGGCGTTCATCGAGGGTGCCTTCGCGGACTACGTGGAGGACCGCCGGAAGAACCCGCGTGACGACATCCTGACGCACCTCGCCACGGCGCGTTTCTCCGACGGGTCACGACCCGATGTGGCCGTCCTCGCCCGGGAGGCGTCCTTCGTCTTCGCGGCCGGCCAGGAGACGACCGTCCGGCTGATGGCCTTCGCGATGCGCCACCTGGCGGAGCACCCCGACGTGCAGCGGCTGCTGCGCGAGCAGCGCGACCTGATCCCGGTCTTCGTCGAGGAAATGCTCCGGCTGGAAAGCCCGATCAAGAGCCACTTCAGGATGGCGCGGCGGCGCACCCGGCTGGCTGGAGTCGACGTCCCCGCCGGAGCGACGATCATGCTCCTGCCCGGCGCGTCGAACCGGGACCCGCGGCGGTTCGAGGAACCGGACCGATTCTCCCTCGACCGGAACAACGTGCGCGAGCAGGTCGCGTTCGGGCGCGGCGCGCACAGCTGCATCGGCCAGCCACTGGCCCGCGCGGAGACCAGGGTCACCCTGGAGCGGGTGCTCGACCGGATGGCGGACATCAGACTGTCCGAGGCCGAGCACGGCCCGGCCGGCGCCCGCCGGTTCCAGTACCTGCCGACCTTCGTGTTCCGCGGGTTGGACGCCATCCACGTCGACTTCCAGCCGTTGTGA